The Candidatus Nezhaarchaeota archaeon genome segment GACGCGCGCGGAGGAGTACCCAGTGGTGGCTCTTGATCAGGGCCTGTATGCTAATTAGGAGTGAGAGGGGGAGGTTTAGAGAGGTGGCTGAGAGGGTTAAGCAGTTTAAGGAGGTCAAGGACGCCTTCACCGTCCTAGGCAGGTACGACGTGGTCGCAGACCTAGAGGCAGAAGACTTTAAGGAGCTTAGCAGCGTCGCCCTACGCATAGGCAGGCTGGCCGGGGTCGTGTTTACTGAGACCCTCGTGGAGGTCCAGGCCTAGGTGGTGGGCTTGGTTAAAGCGTGCGTGTTAATTAAGG includes the following:
- a CDS encoding Lrp/AsnC ligand binding domain-containing protein; amino-acid sequence: MIRACMLIRSERGRFREVAERVKQFKEVKDAFTVLGRYDVVADLEAEDFKELSSVALRIGRLAGVVFTETLVEVQA